One part of the Plasmodium cynomolgi strain B DNA, chromosome 3, whole genome shotgun sequence genome encodes these proteins:
- a CDS encoding hypothetical protein (putative): protein MSKAVYAKIWMSTRFFNLRRRYGCIQVCGRLSPWLCVWSFYCVSLVFPALSNENKKLLTFGIWKENDVGYNKCAPQPYE, encoded by the exons ATGTCGAAGGCCGTTTATGCGAAGATCTGGATGAGCACGAGGTTCTTCAACCTCCGAAGGAGATACGGTTGTATCCAAGTTTG CGGACGCCTGAGCCCTTGGCTGTGTGTCTGGTCCTTCTACTGCGTCTCGCTTGTCTTCCCAGCCCTCAGCaacgaaaacaaaaaattattaacgtTCGGAATTTGGAAAGAAAATGACGTTGGATATAATAAGTGTGCTCCCCAACCATACGAGtga
- a CDS encoding GTP-binding protein (putative): MAPKKKEEEQKVLLGRPKNTLKMGLVGLPNVGKSTTFNVLTKLNIPAENYPFCTIEPHEAKVTVEDERFDWLVSHFKPKSNVHAYLSIFDIAGLVKNAHLGEGLGNNFLSNIAAVDGIYHVVRAFENEDIIHTEGNINPVRDMDIINSELIYKDISHCEKNLEEVTKVLNRNKKDKIKQNEHDVLTTVLSYLKEHKWIKDGNWKSSEVEVINEFNFLTAKPVVYLVNMSESDFIRQKNKYLAKIYNWVQEKNKGTIIPYCADMELKLLSMSEDEKKKYFEENNIKQSMLSKIVKTGYYEINLIHFFTCGPDEVKCWTIRKGTKAPQAAGVIHTDFEKGFICAEVYKYTDLVEFKSEGEVKANGKYLQKGKDYVVEDGDIVFFKFNVSSSGKK, translated from the exons ATGGCAccaaagaagaaggaggaggagcagaaggTCCTGCTGGGAAG GCCCAAGAATACCCTCAAAATGGGATTAGTCGGTTTGCCCAACGTTG GCAAATCGACCACGTTCAACGTGCTGACGAAGCTGAACATCCCCGCGGAGAACTACCCCTTCTGTACCATCGAGCCGCACGAAGCGAAGGTGACGGTGGAAGACGAGCGGTTCGACTGGCTAGTGAGTCACTTCAAGCCAAAGAGCAACGTGCACGCATATCTCTCCATCTTCGACATTGCAGGtcttgtaaaaaatgcacaccTTGGAGAAGGCCTTGGAAATAATTTCCTCTCAAACATAGCAGCAGTGGATGGAATATATCACGTCGTACGTGCATtcgaaaatgaagacattATACACACGGAGGGAAATATCAATCCCGTAAGAGATATGGACATAATAAATTCGGAGTTAATTTACAAAGACATAAGTcactgtgaaaaaaatttagaagaaGTCACTAAGGTGTTAAATCGAAAtaagaaggacaaaataaagcagaACGAACATGACGTATTAACAACAGTGTTGAGCTATCTGAAGGAACATAAATGGATTAAGGATGGAAATTGGAAGAGTTCAGAAGTTGAAGTAATCAACGAGTTTAATTTCTTGACTGCCAAACCTGTAGTTTATTTGGTGAATATGAGTGAATCAGATTTTATTCgacagaaaaacaaatatttggccaaaatttacaattggGTACAGGAGAAGAACAAGGGGACCATAATTCCTTATTGTGCAGACATGGAGTTGAAGTTGCTATCCATGAGTgaggatgagaaaaaaaaatattttgaagaaaacaaCATAAAGCAGAGTATGTTGAGTAAGATAGTAAAAACTGGATACTATGAAATTAAtttgattcatttttttacctgtgGGCCTGATGAAGTTAAGTGTTGGACGATACGGAAGGGGACGAAGGCTCCGCAGGCTGCTGGGGTCATTCACACCGACTTTGAGAAGGGCTTCATTTGCGCGGAGGTGTACAAGTACACGGACCTGGTGGAGTTCAAGTCGGAGGGAGAGGTCAAGGCCAACGGCAAGTATTTGCAGAAGGGCAAGGACTACGTCGTGGAGGACGGCGACATCGTCTTCTTCAAGTTTAACGTGTCGTCCTCGGGGAAGAAGTAG
- a CDS encoding hypothetical protein (putative) has translation MAAGAPGGEGLLVLREVTPQAVEEQHIKIDVDRASRKRDNNKLLSRLKKNIREKVLRKERIDYLAVDPKELPQNLPKTKKIKNKKIKAKLKRDVRLAILSSKKLLANSKFKRVEEGFIRLAAEDRMGAAPSGKTSKGGKSAKGEKSTKGGKSAKGEKSTKGEKSTKGEKSTKGEKSISEEEPANEGEPANEEEPANEGESAIGALSGARPLLTQKELYARADVGTKKKVIDLRLNLGPYRCRYSRNGKYLLSTGEKGHITLIDTHNLEPMCELEVEESVRCSTILHNHKLFAVGQKKYTYIYDHTGIEVNCIKDILYSYQLEFLPFHFLLTSIGEFGELVYQDISMGSIITRKKTKRGPCKIMKQNKQDATIYLGHKNGHVTVWTPNIDKPVCDLYCHATPISAVAVHKNYLVTSSLDCTYKLWDLRKLQLVQSNRSHNVINEMEISDTGVVAMAINSHFRTYRDFFSTPQLYLTHNTYGDKINSLSFQPFEDICCVGSRYSIKSLLIPGAGLANIDTYVNNPYETKKQVRENEIRSLLDKLPPDTITFGKNELGRINPFASSVKQGKGATHYEEAPNGGLIG, from the exons ATGGCTGCTGGCGCGCCCGGGGGAGAGGGGCTCCTTGTCCTGAGGGAGGTGACTCCCCAGGCGGTGGAAGAGCAACATATAAAGATCGACGTGGATCGGGCCAGCCGTAAAAGAGACAACAATAAACTACTGAGCaggttaaagaaaaatatccgAGAGAAGGTCCTTCGGAAGGAACGAATCGACTACCTGGCAGTGGATCCGAAAGAGCTTCCCCAGAATTTaccaaaaacgaaaaaaataaaaaataaaaaaataaaagcaaaattgaaGAGAGATGTCAGGCTAGCCATTTTATCCTCCAAAAAGCTGCTAGCGAATAGCAAGTTTAAGCGAGTGGAGGAGGGGTTCATTCGGTTGGCAGCGGAGGACCGCATGGGGGCGGCACCTAGTGGGAAGACcagcaaaggggggaagtctgccaaaggggagaagtccaccaaaggggggaagtctgccaaaggggagaagtccaccaaaggggagaagtccaccaaaggggagaagtccaccaaaggggagaagtccATCAGTGAGGAAGAACCCGCCAATGAGGGAGAACCCGCCAATGAGGAAGAACCCGCCAATGAGGGAGAATCCGCCATTGGCGCCCTTTCAGGGGCACGCCCCTTGCTAACGCAGAAGGAGCTTTACGCCCGAGCGGACGTgggcaccaaaaaaaaggtaatagACTTGAGACTGAACTTGGGACCCTACCGATGTAGGTACTCACGAAATGGAAAGTACCTGCTATCCACCGGAGAAAAGGGACATATCACACTAATCGATACACACAACTTAGAACCCATGTGTGAGTTAGAAGTAGAAGAATCCGTTAGATGCAGCACCATCCTACACAACCACAAGCTATTCGCagtgggacaaaaaaaatatacatatatttatgaccACACAGGGATTGAGGTGAACTGCATTAAGGATATCCTTTACTCATACCAACTTGAATTCCTtccctttcattttttattaacttcTATTGGGGAGTTTGGAGAGTTAGTGTATCAGGACATATCAATGGGGAGTATCattacgagaaaaaaaacgaaaagaggTCCCTGTAAAATAATGAAGCAGAACAAACAGGATGCAACCATCTACCTTGgtcataaaaatggacacgTAACTGTATGGACCCCAAACATAGATAAACCAGTATGTGATCTGTATTGTCACGCTACTCCTATTTCGGCGGTAGCGGTTCATAAAAACTACCTGGTCACGTCTTCCCTTGATTGTACATACAAACTGTGGGACCTGAGAAAATTACAACTCGTTCAGTCGAATCGATCCCATAACGTCATCAATGAGATGGAAATTAGCGACACGGGGGTAGTTGCCATGGCAATAAACAGTCACTTTAGGACATACAGAGATTTTTTTAGCACCCCCCAGCTGTATCTAACACATAACACGTATGGagataaaataaactcgCTATCATTTCAGCCATTTGAGGATATATGCTGTGTGGGTTCACGGTACTCCATTAAGTCTCTTCTCATTCCAGGGGCTGGACTAGCCAACATCGATACCTACGTGAATAACCCATACGAAACGAAGAAGCAAGTtcgagaaaatgaaataagGTCCCTATTGGATAAGTTACCCCCGGATACCATCACGTTTGGGAAGAACGAACTTGGGAGGATCAACCCGTTTGCTTCAAGCGTGAAGCAGGGGAAGGGAGCAACGCACTATG AGGAAGCACCAAATGGGGGACTCATCGGATGA
- a CDS encoding ubiquitin C-terminal hydrolase (putative), producing the protein VFHVRSNISFLDEEEEEWPRGEEAKVESHREESGRSFSTSRMNEAKLVGTADPPIGESSHGRKESDECSGCSEGNQHGECTTTWGVEREVMYQRMHSVVKRRLKKKKKSYSVLIFFKTQIYADMFYSEYHCTCLNHLLESRQGEWHNLVDASGEKGYPEWHVYCAFVSLVYYIVDVEVGARQVEADVLPQVDEPLQRSEGKTSEHKRGSRETHGRERATERATERATERATERATERATERATERANRLPSSNDNPFDINHFENFQKSVITDGNTCISTCPLCMELLSEEVCFTLTRSKKWHVRKKGKASKLYDYVNLSCNVCSLIFLYDSVSRLVGVHWGGQAVTGTAKGRAKGTAKGRAKGTATGTPKGAAHSVENIIEHPVEHPVEHLVEHPAEHPVEQTRTRGEGPPARDARSRLGQVVSTLKCRHCNNVDDIWLCLTCANIGCGRYQKSHAKFHSTMYNHHYCLNLRTKQVWNYMREAFIEDKVEDDQSELASAWREGSGPTSGPTCGGFGCSAYHPCVDASPPGRCHFVDGEYDLCYGDEREAALDHSGHVNCDAHGMQDSYDMQGSYYTQDNYYTHDHCDAHDIYDSRIYNKIYDIFTDDAYISDGLKNELLYSLYSLLSHESNVYNSSLIELQCRYMNRVDMESRNMKSVRDTLNKVENQNRKMQSFLQKVESSIKTKNNERAQLQEKIAFLRDLNSNIVSQRRSARGGEAAKGSAERGSNGPNGPKGGEGGGVQYDGDDSRKIKRLDETILALQAQVDELLRGM; encoded by the coding sequence GTATTCCATGTGCGAAGTAATATCTCCTTCTtagatgaggaggaggaggagtggcccaggggggaagaagcaaaagtgGAGAGCCATCGGGAGGAGTCAGGACGGAGTTTCTCCACCAGTAGGATGAACGAAGCCAAACTGGTGGGCACTGCGGATCCCCCCATTGGGGAGAGCTCACACGGAAGAAAGGAATCGGACGAGTGCAGCGGGTGTAGTGAAGGAAATCAACATGGAGAGTGCACCACTACTTGGGGAGTCGAACGAGAGGTCATGTACCAAAGAATGCACAGCGTGGTAAAGaggaggttaaaaaaaaaaaagaaaagttactccgttcttatttttttcaaaacgcaAATTTACGCTGATATGTTTTATAGTGAATATCACTGTACATGTTTGAACCACTTGCTGGAGAGTCGACAGGGAGAGTGGCACAACTTGGTGGACGCATCGGGAGAGAAGGGGTACCCTGAATGGCATGTCTACTGTGCGTTTGTCAGCCTAGTGTACTACATTGTTGATGTAGAAGTGGGGGCGCGTCAGGTGGAGGCGGATGTCTTACCCCAAGTAGACGAGCCGCTTCAACGAAGCGAGGGAAAGACTAGTGAGCATAAGAGGGGCTCGAGGGAGACACACGGGAGGGAGAGAGCCACAGAGAGAGCCACAGAGAGAGCCACAGAGAGGGCCACAGAGAGAGCCACAGAGAGGGCCACAGAGAGAGCCACAGAGAGAGCGAATCGCCTCCCTTCGAGTAATGACAACCCATTCGATATAAATCACTTTgagaattttcaaaaaagcgTTATCACAGATGGGAACACGTGCATATCTACTTGCCCACTCTGCATGGAGCTTCTGTCCGAGGAGGTGTGCTTCACCCTAACgaggagcaaaaaatggcacgtccgaaaaaaggggaaggcgaGCAAGCTGTACGATTATGTGAACTTGTCCTGTAATGTCTGCTCTCTGATTTTTCTCTACGACTCGGTGTCGAGGCTGGTGGGGGTGCATTGGGGGGGTCAAGCGGTCACAGGCACGGCGAAGGGTAGAGCAAAGGGTACAGCAAAGGGCAGAGCAAAGGGTACAGCAACAGGGACACCGAAAGGCGCGGCGCACTCGGTAGAGAACATTATCGAGCACCCCGTTGAGCACCCCGTTGAGCACCTCGTTGAGCACCCCGCTGAGCACCCCGTTGAGCAGACCAGAACGCGCGGCGAAGGGCCCCCCGCGAGAGATGCCCGAAGCAGGCTGGGACAAGTAGTAAGCACCCTCAAGTGCAGGCACTGCAACAACGTGGACGATATATGGCTGTGCCTTACGTGCGCGAACATCGGCTGCGGGAGGTACCAGAAGAGTCATGCCAAATTTCACAGCACCATGTATAATCACCACTACTGCCTGAACCTGAGGACGAAGCAAGTGTGGAATTACATGCGGGAGGCTTTTATTGAGGACAAGGTGGAGGATGATCAGAGTGAGTTGGCGAGTGCCTGGCGTGAAGGCAGTGGTCCGACTAGTGGTCCGACTTGTGGTGGGTTCGGTTGTAGCGCGTACCATCCATGTGTAGATGCATCCCCTCCAGGAAGGTGCCATTTTGTGGACGGGGAGTATGATCTATGCTACGGTGACGAGAGGGAGGCGGCCCTGGACCACTCCGGCCACGTGAACTGCGACGCGCACGGCATGCAGGACAGCTACGACATGCAGGGCAGCTACTACACGCAGGACAACTACTACACGCACGATCACTGCGATGCTCACGACATCTACGACAGCCGCATTTACAACAAAATCTACGACATTTTCACAGACGACGCCTACATCAGTGATGGACTGAAGAACGAGCTCCTGTACAGTTTGTATTCCCTGCTGTCTCACGAGTCAAACGTTTATAACAGCAGTCTCATCGAACTGCAGTGCAGATACATGAATAGAGTCGACATGGAGAGTAGGAACATGAAGAGTGTACGAGATACGCTCAATAAAGTTGAGAaccaaaacagaaaaatgcaaagctTCCTTCAAAAGGTGGAGTCTTCCATTAAGACAAAGAACAACGAGAGGGCGCAACTCCAGGAGAAGATCGCCTTCCTCAGGGACCTCAACAGTAATATCGTTTCGCAGCGGAGAAGCGCgcgtgggggggaagcggcgaaagGGTCAGCGGAGAGGGGGTCAAACGGGCCAAACGGGCCAAAGGGGGGCGAGGGCGGTGGCGTGCAGTACGACGGTGACGACTCCAGGAAGATAAAGCGGCTGGACGAGACGATCCTCGCGCTGCAGGCGCAGGTGGATGAGCTGCTGCGCGGGATGTAG
- a CDS encoding hypothetical protein (putative) gives MDAIISTGSLIYLVIWFVSCILFCLLFAREGKISRFDMVKLIITLVSLAVFCLWIFWLCVYLSQLNPMVLPIRRSVKE, from the exons ATGGATGCCATCATCTCAACGGGAAGTTTGATTTATTTAGTTATCTGGTTTGTCTCgtgcattttgttttgtctCCTGTTCGCACGAGAGGGGAAGATATCGCGATTCGACATGGTGAA ACTCATCATCACCCTGGTCTCGCTCGCCGTTTTTTGCCTTTGGATATT CTGGCTCTGCGTGTACCTGTCGCAGCTCAACCCGATGGTGCTACCGATTCGACGCAGCGTTAAGGAGTAG
- a CDS encoding cell cycle control protein cwf15 (putative) has product MTTAHRPTWYNAIGGENQGGNRKVSQTAKVCSRDLPGHTKMKTRDLSDYVEDKEVFRNNLIQLEGGATDKDNSHRLLAIENIKRLTNHDYTNPFPEDEDDEVEEEWKSRRRKGGKKAKRKGPATGRSTNRAKGEGSQEGGQSEDRSDDRSAAPSAGSSDGSSHGSPEDRSDDHSDGSSDDQSEDEEEKELLRELENLKREKMEKQRQEKQEQELLQSRKNNVLTNNPLINLEDNSDNEEGEGMSRKRKWTEEAIFRNTCEKKEKKSTFINDTVRTAFHKKFLFKYIH; this is encoded by the exons ATGACAACAGCACACAGACCCACATGGTACAATGCCATCGGGGGGGAAAATCAGG GTGGCAACCGCAAGGTGAGCCAAACCGCCAAGGTCTGCAGTAGGGACTTGCCAGGGCACACCAAAATGAAGACGAGGGACCTGAGCGACTACGTGGAGGACAAGGAAGTGTTCAGGAATAACCTCATTCAGCTCGAAGGAGGAGCTACGGACAAGGATAACAGCCACAGGCTGCTAGCCATCGAGAATATAAAGAGGCTCACCAATCATGACTACACCAACCCGTTTCCGGAGGACGAGGATGACGAAGTGGAGGAGGAGTGGAAGTCGCGCAGgcggaaagggggaaagaaggCCAAACGGAAGGGTCCAGCGACGGGCCGTTCGACGAATCGCGCGAAGGGAGAAGGAAGTCAAGAGGGTGGTCAGTCAGAAGATCGGTCAGACGACCGGTCAGCTGCTCCGTCAGCTGGTTCGTCAGACGGTTCGTCACACGGCTCGCCAGAGGACCGGTCGGATGACCATTCGGATGGTTCCTCTGATGACCAGTCGGAggacgaggaggagaaggaactCCTGAGGGAGCTCGAAAATCTGAAGCGagagaaaatggagaagcagcgacaggagaagcaggagcaGGAACTCCTGCAGAGCAGAAAGAACAATGTACTTACCAACAACCCGCTCATAAACCTGGAGGACAATAGCGACAATGAGGAGGGCGAAGGCATGAGCAGGAAGCGAAAGTGGACCGAGGAGGCCATCTTCCGAAACACCTgcgagaaaaaggagaaaaagagcaCCTTCATCAACGACACCGTGCGCACGGCCTTCCACAAGAAGTTCCTCTTTAAGTACATTCACTGA
- a CDS encoding PelOta protein homologue (putative) → MKLLFRKRDNEDMAFGLMAEEDDDLWHLYNLISIQDEVETTTSRKVHKDIGNNTYATEIRKMKLTLMITKVDFDSANNSLRLSGKNIKSNDYVKMGQYHTFEIGLNEKIKIKKKNWDNVYKEKLEECTNVRIHSRVAILLVSCGEAQMYLLTENLCKHIFTLSKVIKKKKKKITITLFTQNRYLLKNVNVETXKCIVLGGPGFFKNDFLQFVYKKSEQKNEKNVLSIKSKFLIVKTSSINRNSVNEILSDEKIKKEIVNMKVISHMDVLNKFYKMFDKNEEKICYGDGDVRYAASLQAIESLLISDRTFRNCDVVRRKEYVSMVRDVKNSGGHVFIFPDNHTTGEQLNALTGIAAILKFPVYPQEQHDESEKRRDGE, encoded by the exons ATGAAGCTGCTGTTCCGAAAGCGGGACAACGAAGACATGGCCTTCGGGCTGATGGcggaggaggacgacgacCTGTGGCATCTATACAACCTGATCAGCATCCAGGACGAAGTGGAGACCACCACGTCGAGGAAGGTACACAAGGATATCGGAAACAATACATACGCTACGGAAATTAGGAAAATGAAGTTGACACTTATGATAACAAAGGTGGACTTCGATTCAGCAAACAATAGTCTCAGATTgtcaggaaaaaatatcaaaagtaacgattatgtaaaaatgggacaaTATCACACATTCGAAATAGgattgaatgaaaaaataaaaataaaaaaaaaaaactgggaTAATGTGTATAAGGAAAAGCTTGAGGAATGTACGAACGTACGGATTCATTCCAGGGTAGCCATTCTGCTAGTCAGTTGTGGAGAAGCTCAGATGTATCTGCTCACAGAGAACCTATGTAAGCATATCTTCACATTAAGCAaagtgattaaaaaaaaaaagaaaaaaataacaataactCTCTTTACGCAAAATCgttat CTgctgaaaaatgtaaatgtgGAAACAANGAAGTGTATCGTTTTAGGAGGCCCtggtttttttaaaaatgatttcctacagtttgtttataaaaaatctgaacagaaaaatgaaaaaaacgttttaagCATAAAGTCCAAATTTCTTATCGTTAAGACATCCAGCATTAACAGAAATTCCGTAAATGAAATTTTgagtgatgaaaaaataaaaaaagaaatagtaAACATGAAGGTTATTTCTCATATGgatgttttaaataaattttacaaaatgtttgataaaaatgaggaaaaaatttgttatggAGATGGTGATGTGAGATATGCTGCTTCGTTACAGGCTATCGAATCCTTACTTATTTCTGACCGGACCTTTCGCAACTGTGATGTCGTGAGGAGGAAGGAGTACGTCTCCATGGTTCGTGATGTGAAGAACAGTGGGGGCCatgtgtttattttccctGATAACCACACCACGGGTGAACAGCTCAACGCCTTGACAGGGATCGCCGCCATTTTGAAGTTCCCCGTCTACCCGCAGGAGCAGCACGATGAGAGTGAGAAGCGGCGCGATGGGGAGTGA
- a CDS encoding hypothetical protein (putative) codes for MQKNTPESGNVNDPMKDMKDGKADVKPNDLNDDNIYIFDEPDDELEEFEEMGSTAHNIDTDLENWEEDWGAAGWDDDDDDDDKFILKVESELQNFKATLDAERDLKK; via the exons ATGCAAAAGAACACTCCGGAAAGCGGGAACGTAAATGACCCGATGAAAGATATGAAGGACGGCAAGGCGGACGTGAAACCGAACGACCTCAACGATGacaacatatatattttcgaTGAGCCGGATGATGAGCTGGAGGAGTTCGAGGAGATGG GCAGCACAGCCCACAACATAGACACCGATCTGGAAAATTGGGAAGAAGACTGGGGAGCAGCGG GATGGGATGAtgacgacgacgatgatgataaatttattttgaaggTGGAGTCTGAACTGCAGAACTTCAAAGCCACTTTGGATGCCGAAAGGGAtttgaagaaatga
- a CDS encoding hypothetical protein (putative) → VLLGPANCAYHLKRGGANMEGGGKLAAGKNVVCPMASTKKGKSEQKGNMIGSNMLEEDADDTESGDDVDGGDDMADDTSDGLKGEEAAMEGVTMEGVTMEGVTMEGVTMEEATMEEAAMAEAAAEEAAVEEGADMDAVDREAAELEERQYNEMKQRKWKTSHGTAQGKGGACPKKKAVTMKGGCSKAGKAAKGRKKTNAVKAHSNGNFNMVNALKAIESHDNSSEGTKKSKRERGTNEENESLYEEKKQKIMMIHLLKSIKEHLDRQKKNFNSFLSFLSESYESYERFYVFKSASGVRSGVGEEMAITSQSFLSLQEESAPRCGEQKGQGGLLKSGGKSGGGMDEEGDEGMEEVVQEDAPEDEDGEGTSWGESPKKGEAPQNGGGSQKGGGSQNGEAPQIGEAPPNGENPADNGTTIDDQDKDSKKPSEKIQKIKDFLYDMLQSKELSKKQKEYLKVILQILTLEDDLLQKEKLQVEVNKKIIDVLLGKSNELRNIAVHLSKGEGAGETEGNQRVDLAQNIVSNLLNFSVELKNTGNIVYNNIQGQGELLQSIEKNINKAEDELKNVRVHTEYKGKKKEEPPVDPSNNDVVENNKEGPTSSKEINGSEFLQYCDAAEAEADSDATCPFKPVSSSKKGSAAMNHSTTGATQKKVTTKATHKKFILDETMKNHFFNNFVKDSVTLKKLYRLLYDMF, encoded by the coding sequence GTCCTGTTGGGACCCGCCAACTGTGCGTACCACCTGAAGAGGGGCGGCGCGAACatggaggggggagggaaacTGGCCGCTGGAAAAAATGTGGTGTGTCCCATGGCAAGtacgaaaaaggggaagagcgagcaaaaggggaatatgATAGGAAGTAACATGCTAGAGGAGGATGCGGATGATACTGAATCGGGAGACGACGTAGATGGGGGGGATGACATGGCGGATGATACGTCGGACGGTCtgaaaggggaagaggcgGCCATGGAGGGGGTAACCATGGAGGGGGTAACCATGGAGGGGGTGACCATGGAGGGGGTAACCATGGAGGAGGCAACCATGGAGGAGGCAGCCATGGCGGAGGCAGCAGCGGAGGAAGCAGCCGTGGAGGAGGGGGCCGATATGGACGCAGTCGACAGGGAAGCAGCGGAGTTAGAAGAACGGCAGTACAACGAAATGAAGCagcgaaaatggaaaacgtCTCACGGGACTGCGCAGGGGAAAGGGGGGGCGTGCCCCAAGAAGAAGGCGGTGACGATGAAGGGGGGGTGCAGCAAAGCAGGGAAGgctgcaaaagggagaaaaaaaaccaacgCGGTAAAGGCGCATAGCAATGGCAATTTCAACATGGTGAACGCGCTGAAGGCGATCGAGAGCCACGACAACAGCTCGGAGGggacgaaaaaaagcaaaagagaaagaggaaCAAACGAAGAGAACGAGTCCTTATacgaggagaaaaaacaaaaaattatgatgatTCATCTATTAAAAAGCATTAAAGAACACTTAGatagacagaaaaaaaatttcaatagttttttgtccttcttgaGTGAAAGCTATGAGAGTTACGAACGGTTTTATGTCTTTAAAAGTGCAAGTGGTGTGCGTAGTGGGGTGGGTGAAGAGATGGCGATAACGTCGCAGTCGTTTTTGAGTTTACAGGAGGAAAGTGCACCTAGGTGTGGTGAGCAGAAGGGCCAGGGCGGTCTGCTTAAAAGCGGTGGCAAGAGCGGGGGTGGAATGGATGAGGAGGGCGACGAAGGGATGGAGGAAGTGGTGCAGGAAGACGCGCCGGAGGATGAAGACGGGGAGGGCACGTCATGGGGGGAAagcccaaaaaaaggagaagcaccaCAAAACGGAGGCGgatcacaaaaaggaggcggATCACAAAACGGAGAAGCACCGCAAATCGGAGAAGCACCACCAAACGGAGAAAACCCTGCAGATAATGGCACCACCATTGATGACCAGGATAAGGACTCGAAGAAGCCCTcagaaaaaatccaaaaaataaaagactTCCTATACGACATGCTACAGTCTAAAGAGCTGTCcaaaaagcagaaggagtATCTTAAAGTGATTCTGCAAATACTTACGTTAGAGGATGACCTGttacaaaaggaaaaactgcaAGTGgaggtaaataaaaagataataGATGTCCTGTTGGGTAAGTCCAATGAATTGAGAAACATAGCAGTGCATCTAAGtaaaggagaaggagcagGAGAAACAGAAGGAAACCAACGAGTTGATTTGGCTCAAAATATCGTatcaaatttgttgaatttttctgtcgaattaaaaaatactgGAAATATtgtgtataataatatacaagGACAAGGAGAGCTACTTCAGAGTAtcgagaaaaatattaacaaggCAGAGGACGAGTTGAAAAACGTCCGTGTGCATACTGAGtacaaagggaagaagaaggaggaacccCCTGTCGACCCAAGTAACAATGATGTCGTAGAAAACAACAAGGAGGGTCCTACTAGCTCGAAAGAGATTAATGGGTCCGAGTTCCTTCAGTACTGTGATGCTGCAGAGGCAGAAGCCGATTCTGATGCTACTTGTCCATTTAAACCTGTATCATCCTCCAAGAAGGGGTCAGCTGCCATGAACCACAGCACCACCGGGGccactcaaaaaaaagtaacgaCTAAGGCTACCCACAAAAAATTCATCCTTGATGAAACTATGaagaatcatttttttaacaactttGTGAAAGACTCCGTCACGTTGAAGAAGCTCTACCGCCTGCTCTACGACATGTTCTAG